One window of the Herbiconiux sp. L3-i23 genome contains the following:
- a CDS encoding DUF2200 domain-containing protein, whose amino-acid sequence MSRIFSMPVASVYPLYLQKLERKGHSKAELDEVIEWLTGVDEPTMQGHLAAGTTFEQFFGGVELNPASASITGVICGVRVEEIEDPLMQKIRYLDKLIDEVARGKSMQKVLRTPPPVPAG is encoded by the coding sequence ATGAGCCGGATCTTCTCCATGCCCGTCGCGTCGGTCTATCCGCTCTACCTGCAGAAGCTCGAGCGGAAGGGACACTCGAAGGCCGAACTCGACGAGGTCATCGAGTGGCTCACCGGTGTCGACGAGCCGACGATGCAGGGACATCTCGCCGCGGGCACGACCTTCGAGCAGTTCTTCGGCGGGGTGGAACTCAACCCCGCTAGCGCCTCCATCACCGGCGTGATCTGCGGAGTCCGGGTCGAGGAGATCGAGGATCCGCTGATGCAGAAGATCCGCTACCTCGACAAGCTCATCGACGAGGTGGCGCGCGGGAAGTCGATGCAGAAGGTGCTGCGCACTCCGCCGCCCGTCCCCGCGGGCTGA
- a CDS encoding VOC family protein → MARPVVHFEITGRDPDALRSFYARVFDWDFDTASPVAPEVSDEGRYGFIETGEEGGIPGGVGGGAEHEPRAIFYVSVDDVAAALADAVDAGGTAVMGPAANPNGRLVVAHFRDPEGNLVGLAGPR, encoded by the coding sequence ATGGCGCGACCCGTCGTCCACTTCGAGATCACCGGACGCGATCCGGATGCTCTGCGGTCCTTCTACGCCCGGGTCTTCGACTGGGATTTCGACACCGCGTCGCCTGTGGCGCCCGAGGTCTCCGACGAGGGTCGGTACGGCTTCATCGAGACCGGCGAGGAGGGCGGCATCCCGGGAGGAGTCGGCGGGGGAGCGGAGCACGAGCCGCGCGCGATCTTCTACGTGTCGGTCGACGATGTCGCCGCGGCGCTCGCCGACGCGGTCGATGCCGGCGGGACCGCCGTGATGGGTCCCGCGGCGAACCCGAACGGCAGACTCGTCGTCGCCCACTTCCGCGACCCGGAGGGCAACCTCGTCGGGCTCGCCGGACCGCGCTGA
- a CDS encoding metalloregulator ArsR/SmtB family transcription factor — protein MDADKTTCGRHPESPYVELAVEIFAMLADATRVRIVLALRNEELSVNHLADIVDKSPAAVSQHLAKLRLARVVATRQEGTRVFYRLANEHASRLVSDAIFQAEHALTNTPAHHREHTADGLG, from the coding sequence ATGGATGCAGATAAGACGACTTGCGGGCGGCACCCCGAGAGTCCCTACGTCGAGCTCGCCGTCGAGATCTTCGCGATGCTCGCCGATGCCACGCGGGTGCGGATCGTCCTGGCATTGCGGAACGAGGAGCTCTCTGTCAATCACCTCGCCGATATCGTCGACAAGTCGCCGGCGGCCGTCTCGCAACACCTCGCCAAGCTCCGCCTCGCCCGCGTCGTCGCCACACGGCAGGAGGGCACCCGCGTGTTCTATCGACTCGCGAACGAGCACGCGAGCCGGTTGGTGAGCGACGCGATCTTCCAGGCCGAGCATGCACTGACCAATACGCCTGCTCACCACCGCGAGCACACAGCCGACGGCCTGGGCTGA
- a CDS encoding heavy metal translocating P-type ATPase, with translation MSEECCGPDETRKTPSPVRLQLTRPMTGGDGCCGPLDDGSLGAVPHDRQKRQHLAGDACCGPEGPAVPPTDHESVESEVEENRPPVWRDIALLPPAVAGLALVSGYVFEWSGLGMPALILQWVSLIAGAYTFVPGAVRRLMHRRLGVGLLMTIAAVGAVALGHVGEAATLAFLFSLAEALEDRAMDRAKEGLKALLALVPATVRISRLSGEVTVPAAEVQELDIIVVGAGDRVATDGVVVEGRSSIDTSAVTGESIPVAVGPGDEVPAGAVNGAATLRIEATADGRDNSLTQIVHLVEQAHARKGDRARLADRIARPLVPAVLIAAAVVALLGVLVGDPGLWAERALVVLVAASPCALAIAVPVTVISAIGSASKFGVIIKSGEAFERFGTIRTIAFDKTGTLTRNEPQVVDVATSAPRTRDEVLALAASLEANSNHPLASAITAAAAGDIARAADVVEEAGHGVSGWVDGAAVRIGNTRWLNPGPLEAASDAMANAGMTVVVVEINGEIAGVIGVRDELRPEAAETIRMLADQGVATVMLTGDNERTAKVLAAQAGIDDVRAGQLPKDKAEAMITLASAGPTAMVGDGINDAPALASATTGIAMGLKGSAAAIESADIAFTGTDLRLIPDALQHARRGRRIMTVNIGLALTIIVVLFPLALFGVLGLAGVVLVHEIAEVVVIANGVRAARRPKRSAGGADARVFQRELAGAPT, from the coding sequence GTGAGCGAGGAGTGCTGCGGCCCCGACGAGACACGCAAAACCCCCTCGCCGGTGCGTCTGCAGCTCACGAGGCCGATGACCGGCGGGGATGGATGCTGCGGTCCACTCGACGATGGGTCTCTGGGTGCAGTCCCGCACGATCGCCAGAAACGGCAGCACCTTGCCGGTGACGCGTGCTGCGGCCCGGAGGGGCCAGCCGTGCCTCCGACGGACCATGAGAGTGTCGAATCAGAGGTAGAAGAGAATCGGCCGCCGGTCTGGCGAGACATCGCGCTGCTTCCGCCCGCCGTCGCGGGCCTGGCTCTGGTCAGCGGCTATGTGTTCGAATGGTCGGGGCTGGGGATGCCGGCTCTGATCCTCCAATGGGTGTCGCTCATCGCCGGGGCCTACACCTTCGTGCCCGGCGCGGTACGCCGGTTGATGCACCGCCGGTTGGGCGTCGGTCTGCTGATGACCATCGCCGCGGTCGGTGCGGTCGCGCTCGGACATGTCGGCGAGGCAGCAACACTTGCGTTCCTCTTCTCACTCGCAGAGGCCCTCGAAGATCGGGCGATGGATCGCGCCAAGGAGGGACTGAAGGCGCTTCTGGCTCTCGTTCCTGCAACGGTTCGCATCTCCCGCCTTTCCGGCGAAGTCACGGTCCCTGCCGCGGAGGTGCAGGAGCTCGACATCATCGTCGTCGGCGCCGGCGACCGGGTCGCCACGGATGGTGTCGTCGTCGAGGGACGATCGAGCATCGACACTTCCGCCGTGACGGGCGAGTCCATACCCGTCGCAGTCGGGCCTGGCGACGAAGTTCCAGCCGGGGCGGTGAACGGGGCGGCGACATTGCGCATCGAAGCGACAGCCGACGGTCGCGACAACTCACTTACCCAGATCGTTCACCTGGTCGAGCAGGCGCATGCTCGAAAGGGGGACCGCGCTCGCCTGGCCGACCGAATCGCACGACCGCTGGTTCCCGCAGTCCTGATCGCGGCCGCTGTCGTCGCTCTGCTCGGAGTTCTCGTCGGCGACCCCGGACTGTGGGCCGAACGCGCACTGGTGGTGCTCGTCGCTGCGTCGCCGTGCGCGCTTGCCATCGCCGTGCCCGTCACCGTGATCAGTGCTATCGGGTCGGCGTCGAAGTTCGGCGTCATCATCAAATCGGGTGAGGCCTTCGAACGATTCGGCACGATTCGTACGATCGCCTTCGACAAGACCGGCACTCTCACTCGCAATGAGCCGCAGGTCGTCGACGTCGCGACGTCCGCCCCGCGAACCCGTGACGAGGTGCTGGCTCTCGCGGCCTCGTTGGAGGCGAACAGCAATCACCCGCTCGCATCGGCGATCACCGCCGCGGCCGCCGGCGACATTGCTCGCGCCGCGGACGTGGTCGAGGAGGCCGGTCACGGCGTCAGCGGCTGGGTCGACGGAGCCGCCGTGCGTATCGGAAACACTCGATGGTTGAATCCCGGCCCCTTGGAGGCTGCGTCGGACGCGATGGCGAACGCTGGCATGACGGTTGTCGTGGTGGAGATCAACGGTGAGATCGCGGGGGTGATCGGAGTGCGCGACGAACTGAGACCGGAGGCGGCGGAGACCATCCGCATGCTCGCCGACCAGGGTGTCGCAACCGTCATGCTCACCGGTGACAATGAGCGCACCGCGAAGGTGCTCGCCGCGCAGGCCGGCATCGACGACGTCCGCGCCGGTCAACTGCCAAAGGACAAGGCCGAAGCGATGATCACCCTGGCCAGTGCCGGCCCCACCGCGATGGTCGGTGATGGAATCAACGACGCGCCCGCCCTCGCCAGCGCCACCACAGGGATCGCGATGGGATTGAAAGGCTCCGCGGCGGCGATCGAGTCCGCTGACATCGCTTTCACCGGCACCGACCTGCGGCTCATTCCCGACGCTCTCCAACACGCCCGACGCGGCCGTCGCATCATGACGGTCAACATCGGGTTGGCTCTGACCATCATCGTCGTGCTCTTTCCGCTGGCGCTCTTCGGAGTGCTGGGGCTTGCCGGAGTCGTGCTCGTTCACGAAATCGCGGAAGTCGTCGTCATAGCGAACGGAGTCCGCGCGGCTCGCCGCCCCAAACGGTCAGCTGGCGGGGCCGACGCTCGTGTCTTCCAGCGAGAGCTCGCAGGCGCACCGACGTGA
- a CDS encoding HAD hydrolase-like protein, protein MTQRPWTAVLFDLDGTITDSASGITASLIHTLEQLGRPTPRPSELLEFIGPPIMDGFAAMRIPEDQRQRALEIYREEYQARGAFDSTLYPGVPEVLHAVHDAGIPLALATSKPERQAKRILAHYGLDHLFTFIGGGSDDETRSEKEDVVAWVLDHLRADGVDLSNPVMVGDRTHDVIGARANGVPTISVEWGYGSPAEWTGAIAIAADPAELRAELLG, encoded by the coding sequence GTGACCCAACGACCCTGGACCGCCGTGCTGTTCGACCTCGACGGCACCATCACCGACTCCGCGTCGGGGATCACGGCGTCACTGATCCACACCCTTGAACAGCTCGGCCGCCCGACGCCCCGCCCCTCGGAGCTGCTGGAGTTCATCGGCCCGCCGATCATGGACGGCTTCGCCGCCATGCGCATCCCCGAGGACCAGCGGCAGCGCGCCCTCGAGATCTACCGCGAGGAATACCAAGCCCGTGGCGCCTTCGACAGCACCCTGTACCCGGGCGTTCCCGAGGTTCTCCACGCTGTGCACGACGCCGGGATCCCGCTCGCTCTCGCGACGTCGAAGCCGGAACGGCAGGCGAAGCGCATCCTCGCCCACTACGGGCTCGACCACCTCTTCACCTTCATCGGCGGCGGCAGCGACGACGAGACCCGCAGCGAGAAGGAGGACGTCGTCGCCTGGGTGCTCGATCACCTTCGGGCCGACGGCGTCGACCTGTCGAACCCGGTGATGGTCGGAGACCGCACCCACGACGTGATCGGCGCCCGCGCCAACGGCGTCCCGACCATCTCCGTCGAATGGGGTTACGGATCGCCGGCCGAGTGGACCGGGGCGATCGCGATCGCCGCCGACCCCGCGGAACTGCGCGCCGAACTGCTCGGCTGA
- a CDS encoding DMT family transporter, producing MLGALRNAGVQAALASAVLFGAGTPLAKLLLEDVSPWLLAGLLYCGSGAGLGLYRLIRRPARVTIARSQLLPLAGAVVFGGVVGPVLLLVGLSSMPASGASLLLNAEGVFTAALAWFVFRENFDRRIALGMLAIVAGAIVLSIPAGATFGSPWPSLAILGACLSWGLDNNLTRKLALTDATWLAAVKGGVAGPVNLVLAFGLGAQLPGALAIGASMGIGLVSYGVSLVLFIVAMRHVGTARAGAYYSIAPFFGAVLALALGEPLTWSVVVAGVLMGLGVWLHLTERHEHEHTHDAITHDHWHTHDEHHQHDHDAGTEATVIGWHRHVHTHQPITHTHEHYPDAHHRHRHRQRTQDAHSS from the coding sequence ATGCTCGGCGCCCTCCGGAACGCGGGTGTTCAGGCAGCACTGGCTTCCGCGGTGCTCTTCGGTGCCGGCACGCCCCTCGCGAAGCTCCTGCTCGAGGACGTCAGTCCGTGGCTGCTCGCTGGGCTGCTCTACTGCGGGTCCGGAGCCGGTCTGGGGCTGTATCGCCTGATCCGGCGCCCTGCGCGCGTCACGATCGCGCGCTCCCAGCTGCTTCCGCTGGCCGGCGCGGTCGTCTTCGGTGGAGTCGTCGGGCCGGTCCTTCTCCTGGTCGGCCTCTCCAGCATGCCGGCGTCGGGTGCGTCCCTACTGCTCAACGCGGAAGGCGTCTTCACCGCCGCGTTGGCCTGGTTCGTGTTCCGTGAGAACTTCGACCGTCGCATCGCGCTCGGCATGCTCGCCATCGTCGCCGGCGCCATCGTGCTCAGCATCCCCGCCGGAGCGACCTTCGGCAGCCCATGGCCCTCCCTGGCGATTCTTGGCGCATGCCTCAGCTGGGGGCTCGACAACAACCTCACCCGCAAGCTCGCCCTCACCGACGCCACCTGGCTGGCCGCGGTCAAAGGCGGCGTCGCCGGGCCGGTCAACCTCGTCCTCGCGTTCGGTCTCGGCGCGCAACTGCCCGGAGCGCTCGCAATCGGCGCATCGATGGGGATCGGGCTGGTCTCCTACGGCGTCAGTCTGGTGCTCTTCATCGTGGCCATGCGCCATGTCGGCACCGCCCGCGCCGGTGCTTACTACTCGATCGCTCCCTTTTTCGGAGCGGTTCTCGCGCTCGCCCTCGGGGAACCGCTCACCTGGTCGGTGGTGGTCGCTGGCGTGCTGATGGGGCTCGGCGTGTGGCTACACCTCACCGAACGGCACGAGCATGAGCACACGCATGACGCGATCACGCACGATCACTGGCACACGCACGACGAACATCATCAGCACGATCATGACGCCGGCACGGAAGCCACGGTGATCGGCTGGCACCGTCACGTCCACACCCATCAACCGATCACCCACACGCACGAGCACTACCCCGACGCTCACCATCGCCACCGCCACCGCCAGCGAACCCAAGACGCGCATTCTTCTTAG
- the nucS gene encoding endonuclease NucS — MRLVVARCSVDYAGRLSAHLPLATRVLMVKADGSVLIHSDGGSYKPLNWMSPPCSLVVGEPDDAQRAAGITELWTVTAGKTNDKLVVSLFEVLSDSSHELGIDPGLVKDGVEADLQKLLAEQIELLGPGHTLVRREYMTAIGPVDILARDAEGRSVAVELKRRGDIDGVEQLTRYLELMNRDPHLAPVTGVFAAQEIKPQARTLAQDRGIRCLVLDYDAMRGMDDAESRLF; from the coding sequence ATGCGTCTCGTCGTCGCCCGTTGCTCAGTCGACTACGCCGGTCGCCTCTCCGCGCATCTGCCGCTCGCCACGCGGGTGCTGATGGTGAAGGCCGACGGCAGCGTCCTCATCCACTCCGACGGCGGCTCGTACAAGCCGCTCAACTGGATGAGCCCGCCCTGCTCGCTCGTCGTCGGCGAGCCCGACGACGCTCAGCGCGCGGCGGGTATCACCGAGCTGTGGACGGTCACGGCGGGCAAGACGAACGACAAGCTCGTCGTCTCGCTGTTCGAGGTGCTCTCCGACAGCTCGCACGAGCTCGGCATCGACCCCGGGCTGGTGAAGGACGGCGTCGAAGCCGATCTGCAGAAGCTGCTCGCCGAGCAGATCGAACTCCTCGGCCCCGGCCACACCCTGGTGCGCCGCGAGTACATGACCGCCATCGGTCCGGTCGACATCCTCGCCCGCGACGCCGAGGGCAGGTCGGTCGCGGTCGAGCTGAAGCGGCGCGGCGACATCGACGGGGTCGAGCAGCTGACCCGCTACCTCGAGCTGATGAACCGGGATCCGCACCTGGCTCCCGTCACCGGGGTGTTCGCCGCGCAGGAGATCAAACCGCAGGCGCGCACGCTCGCTCAGGACCGCGGCATCCGCTGCCTGGTGCTCGACTACGACGCGATGCGCGGCATGGACGACGCCGAGTCCCGCCTCTTCTGA
- a CDS encoding CoA transferase, giving the protein MSAMTLLERIWSGIGGDPAAIGRVDEGPRPAGMSEPLWRLTHDSIAAAALQASELAGGSARVRLDTDRVLTSVTSERHFLLDGQPPQIWSDLSGFWRSADGWMRTHTNYPHHRERLLRSLDLAAGATVEEFAVRVAMSHGADVESRAAANGALAVRVRSVGEWRAHPVGAAVGDEPLIGIDRDLVNAPTRSARGSRPLDGVRVLDLTRVIAGPVASRTLALFGADVLRVDSPDLVEPEWQHLDSGAGKRSALLRLSDRSALDDLLAGADVVPVGYRPGSLDRFGLDPAGLSARYPSLVVGRLDAWGWGTEWSSRRGFDSLVQAASGIAATSSADGDHPGALPYQALDHASGYLLATGVMRALQLRDANRGGSDVRVSLARTAHELLGLGFAGPEPLPSFEPTVTVMVSGAGRITSTEPAPAFAGSPTTWPAASRSWGGDEPRWLERQAR; this is encoded by the coding sequence ATGAGTGCGATGACACTGCTCGAACGGATCTGGTCCGGTATCGGCGGCGATCCCGCCGCCATTGGCCGTGTCGACGAGGGGCCACGACCCGCCGGTATGTCTGAGCCGCTCTGGCGGCTCACCCACGATTCCATCGCCGCCGCCGCGTTGCAGGCCTCGGAGCTGGCCGGCGGATCGGCGCGCGTGCGACTGGACACCGACCGGGTGCTCACCTCGGTCACCAGCGAGCGGCACTTCCTCCTCGACGGGCAGCCGCCGCAGATTTGGAGCGACCTGTCCGGCTTCTGGCGCTCGGCCGACGGATGGATGCGCACGCACACCAACTACCCCCACCATCGCGAACGCCTGCTGCGGTCGCTCGATCTCGCCGCAGGGGCCACCGTCGAGGAGTTCGCGGTGCGGGTCGCGATGAGCCACGGCGCCGATGTCGAGTCGAGGGCTGCGGCGAACGGTGCGCTCGCCGTCCGGGTGCGCAGCGTGGGCGAATGGCGTGCGCACCCGGTGGGCGCCGCGGTGGGAGACGAGCCGCTCATCGGCATCGACCGCGACCTGGTGAATGCGCCCACCCGGTCTGCGCGGGGTTCGCGCCCGCTCGACGGCGTCAGGGTGCTCGACCTCACCCGGGTCATTGCAGGCCCGGTGGCGTCGCGGACGCTGGCGCTGTTCGGAGCCGACGTGCTCAGAGTCGACTCGCCCGACCTCGTCGAGCCGGAGTGGCAGCACCTCGACAGCGGCGCGGGCAAACGGTCGGCGCTTCTGCGGCTCTCGGACCGGTCCGCGCTCGACGATCTCCTCGCTGGCGCCGACGTCGTGCCGGTCGGCTACCGGCCGGGATCCCTCGACCGGTTCGGTCTCGATCCCGCCGGTCTGAGCGCGCGGTACCCCTCGCTCGTGGTCGGCCGGCTGGACGCGTGGGGGTGGGGCACCGAGTGGAGCTCACGCCGCGGGTTCGACAGCCTCGTACAGGCGGCGTCCGGCATCGCGGCGACGTCGAGTGCCGACGGGGACCACCCGGGAGCGCTGCCGTATCAGGCGCTCGACCACGCGAGCGGCTACCTGCTCGCGACCGGCGTCATGCGAGCACTGCAGCTGCGGGACGCCAATAGGGGAGGATCCGACGTTCGGGTGTCTCTGGCGCGGACCGCGCATGAACTGCTCGGGCTCGGCTTCGCAGGCCCGGAGCCGCTGCCGAGCTTCGAGCCCACCGTGACGGTGATGGTCTCGGGGGCGGGACGCATCACCAGTACCGAACCGGCACCGGCGTTCGCCGGGTCACCGACCACGTGGCCGGCGGCGAGCAGATCGTGGGGAGGAGATGAGCCGCGCTGGCTCGAGCGGCAGGCGCGCTGA
- a CDS encoding SDR family NAD(P)-dependent oxidoreductase, translating into MARFDSRVAVVTGGGSGIGAEISRELAAEGASVVVTDIKREAAQSVVDEIVAAGGSAAAFVQNTAEWKDSEAAVAFAKETFGGLHLAVNNAGIGAPPQTIGDYDVAAWDRVRAVDLDGVFYGLKFQLPAIVESGGGAVVNMASVLGSVGIAQNAAYVASKHALVGLTKVAALEYTAQGVRTNAVGPGFIDTPLVRSSLSAEALVALEGEHAAGRLGTDKEVAALTLFLLSDAASFISGSYHLVDGGYSAH; encoded by the coding sequence ATGGCCAGGTTCGACAGCAGAGTGGCCGTCGTCACCGGCGGAGGAAGCGGAATCGGGGCGGAGATCTCGCGTGAGCTCGCCGCCGAGGGCGCATCGGTCGTCGTGACCGACATCAAGCGGGAGGCCGCGCAGAGCGTCGTCGACGAGATCGTCGCGGCCGGCGGCTCCGCGGCGGCGTTCGTACAGAACACCGCCGAGTGGAAGGACTCGGAGGCGGCCGTCGCGTTCGCGAAGGAGACCTTCGGGGGCCTCCACCTCGCCGTCAACAATGCGGGGATCGGCGCTCCGCCCCAGACGATCGGCGACTACGACGTCGCTGCATGGGATCGCGTGCGCGCGGTCGACCTCGACGGCGTCTTCTACGGCCTCAAGTTCCAGCTCCCGGCCATCGTCGAATCCGGCGGCGGCGCCGTGGTCAACATGGCCTCGGTCCTCGGCTCGGTCGGTATCGCGCAGAACGCCGCGTATGTGGCGAGCAAGCACGCCCTCGTCGGCCTGACCAAGGTCGCCGCACTCGAGTACACGGCCCAGGGCGTGCGCACCAACGCCGTCGGCCCCGGCTTCATCGACACGCCCCTCGTCCGGTCGAGCCTCTCGGCCGAGGCTCTCGTCGCGCTCGAAGGCGAGCACGCGGCAGGTCGTCTCGGCACGGACAAGGAGGTCGCCGCGCTGACACTGTTCCTGCTGAGCGACGCCGCGTCCTTCATCTCAGGCAGCTACCACCTGGTCGACGGTGGCTACTCCGCCCACTGA
- a CDS encoding MFS transporter has translation MTSPALPSRPQITAWRNAVFVTFGLSGLAIATWLSRVPRVRDELEVSTTVIGIVLFGVAAGSIVGLSLASHIIARFGATRTLLLALGIGVFGLPIAAVGVGVDSVWLTFAGLALFGAGNGCCDVAMNVSGAANERMLGRAVMPIFHAMFSVGTVVGTAIGAAAEALDIPLLVHTGVMSVLILASLLVAVRFFQSELADIEPEEPGTESAHPGIRSRLSAWTEPRTLMIGVIVLGMAFAEGSANDWLALAMVDGHGLANDQAALVLSLFLLSMTVGRLAGVKLLDRFGRVPVLRASAVAAVLGLGLVIFVPDPAVAIAATVLWGLGAALGFPVGMSAAADDPRKAAGRVSVVSTIGYLAFLAGPPLIGFLGDHVGLLLGLIPVLVLIALAGIASPAAREPQPAAQERSAA, from the coding sequence GTGACTTCGCCGGCGCTGCCCTCCCGACCGCAGATCACCGCCTGGCGCAACGCCGTCTTCGTCACGTTCGGCCTCTCGGGTCTCGCGATCGCGACCTGGCTCTCGCGCGTCCCCCGGGTTCGCGACGAACTCGAGGTCTCGACCACCGTCATCGGCATCGTGCTCTTCGGAGTCGCCGCCGGATCCATCGTCGGTCTCAGCCTCGCGAGCCACATCATCGCCCGCTTCGGTGCGACGCGCACCCTGCTGCTCGCACTCGGCATCGGAGTGTTCGGCCTGCCGATCGCCGCGGTGGGGGTCGGGGTGGACAGCGTCTGGCTCACCTTCGCGGGGCTCGCCCTGTTCGGCGCGGGCAACGGCTGCTGCGACGTCGCGATGAACGTGTCGGGTGCCGCGAACGAGCGGATGCTCGGACGCGCGGTGATGCCGATCTTCCACGCCATGTTCAGCGTCGGCACCGTCGTCGGCACCGCGATCGGCGCCGCCGCCGAAGCACTCGACATCCCGCTGCTCGTGCACACGGGGGTCATGAGCGTCCTCATCCTCGCGAGCCTCCTCGTGGCGGTGCGGTTCTTCCAGTCGGAGCTCGCCGACATCGAACCTGAGGAGCCGGGCACCGAGTCCGCGCATCCGGGCATCCGCTCGCGACTGTCGGCGTGGACCGAGCCGCGCACCCTGATGATCGGCGTGATCGTGCTCGGCATGGCCTTCGCCGAAGGGTCGGCGAACGACTGGCTCGCGCTCGCCATGGTCGACGGGCACGGCCTCGCCAACGACCAGGCCGCCCTGGTGCTCTCCCTCTTCCTGTTGTCGATGACGGTCGGCCGCCTCGCCGGGGTGAAGCTCCTCGACCGTTTCGGCCGCGTCCCCGTCCTGCGCGCCTCCGCCGTCGCGGCGGTGCTCGGGCTGGGTCTCGTCATCTTCGTGCCGGATCCAGCCGTCGCCATCGCCGCGACAGTGCTGTGGGGTCTCGGGGCTGCGCTCGGCTTCCCGGTGGGGATGTCCGCGGCGGCCGACGACCCGCGCAAGGCGGCCGGCCGGGTGAGTGTGGTGTCGACGATCGGATACCTCGCCTTCCTCGCCGGGCCGCCGCTGATCGGCTTCCTCGGCGACCACGTCGGGCTGCTTCTCGGGCTGATCCCCGTGCTGGTGCTCATCGCCCTCGCCGGCATCGCGAGCCCCGCCGCGCGCGAACCGCAGCCTGCCGCGCAGGAGCGTTCCGCGGCTTAA